A genome region from Triticum aestivum cultivar Chinese Spring chromosome 2B, IWGSC CS RefSeq v2.1, whole genome shotgun sequence includes the following:
- the LOC123043574 gene encoding uncharacterized protein, protein MPGTRGATVLDDLPEWIVVEEILVRLPPKDILRCRAVCRWWHNATSADKFMLDHHRRQPLLPILSHIIAPQKACLLFSFGASAGKQKLCPVIRTYKFGEIVAAHDGLLIVSHGLGNEFFICNPVTRKCAPLAKPDSQRGIYNQIVGFYRHQPTGGEYRVLWQSSPRCYNAYDTKYMTLYYAIAVGSDKIRYFRLGCIPQPTSSSPSLELALRKGLPSSSQYPPVHHRGGLHWELEKYHGWDADCIMVFNTAAETFRLMSRPARLGKCLHESLLEMNDTLALCSISIDKHTIDVWVVQDYDAETWSFRHQIDLTGVDPSALVGLGVTMIPTMAALNEGELLIQFTSTRRRVLHFDSDGKFLGYVKSEGDQEIKLCVTKHYLRGSIIPLPLSHEMREEDAANQEPPFFVGL, encoded by the coding sequence ATGCCAGGCACCAGAGGCGCGACCGTACTGGACGACCTTCCCGAGTGGATCGTTGTCGAAGAGATCCTCGTCCGCTTGCCGCCCAAGGACAtcctccgctgccgcgccgtcTGCAGGTGGTGGCACAACGCCACCTCCGCCGACAAGTTCATGCTggaccaccaccgccgccagcccTTGCTCCCGATTCTCAGCCACATCATCGCCCCGCAGAAAGCATGCCTCCTGTTTTCCTTTGGGGCCTCCGCAGGCAAGCAAAAGCTCTGCCCTGTCATCCGGACCTACAAGTTTGGTGAAATCGTGGCTGCCCATGATGGGCTCCTCATCGTCTCCCATGGCCTTGGAAATGAGTTCTTCATCTGCAACCCGGTCACTCGCAAGTGTGCTCCCCTAGCGAAGCCTGATAGTCAACGTGGTATTTATAACCAGATTGTCGGATTCTATCGGCACCAACCAACCGGAGGAGAATACCGGGTGCTTTGGCAATCTAGTCCGAGATGCTACAACGCATATGACACAAAGTATATGACTCTCTACTACGCCATAGCGGTGGGATCCGATAAAATAAGATACTTCAGACTAGGATGCATCCCACAACCAACATCTTCTTCGCCTTCCTTGGAGCTGGCGTTACGCAAGGGCCTGCCCAGTTCATCTCAATATCCACCAGTCCACCACCGTGGCGGCCTGCACTGGGAACTTGAAAAATATCATGGCTGGGATGCCGACTGCATAATGGTGTTCAACACAGCAGCTGAAACATTTCGGTTGATGTCTCGTCCTGCCCGATTGGGCAAGTGCTTACATGAGTCGTTGCTGGAGATGAATGACACTCTTGCTTTGTGCAGCATCAGCATTGACAAACACACCATAGATGTTTGGGTGGTACAGGATTACGATGCCGAGACCTGGTCTTTCAGGCATCAGATTGATTTGACCGGGGTGGATCCATCAGCGCTTGTTGGTCTAGGGGTGACAATGATCCCTACGATGGCTGCTCTCAATGAGGGTGAGCTGCTGATCCAGTTCACTTCCACTCGTAGGCGTGTGTTGCATTTTGATAGTGATGGCAAGTTTTTAGGATATGTGAAGAGTGAAGgtgaccaagaaatcaaattgtgcGTTACCAAGCATTACCTCCGGGGGAGCATTATTCCCCTTCCACTGTCCCATGAGATGAGAGAAGAAGATGCTGCAAATCAGGAGCCTCCATTTTTTGTAGGCCTGTAG